CGCCGGCGGCTTCCGGCTGACGTGCCGTTCCATCCAATGCAGCGCTGGCCAAACGAGAAATACCCGAGGCGGCGGAAAACAAGCAGAGACCCGCGCCAAAACCTGCAGCCAAGTAACCAAGACCAAGAAACAATGTTTGATTCATTTTTTAGACTCCTATCTGTTTGATTTTTGAGTTGAGTTAAGACCCCGTTAATGGGGATGAAGCGTCGCTCCCACAAAAATGGCCGTGAGGAACGTGAAAATATAAGCCTGAAGAAAACACACGAACGTTTCGAGCACCGACAATCCCACCGCGATGGGAATCGATCCCACCGAAACCAGAATTGATCCGAGTAGAAAACTCAGACATAAAAAGGCCAGCAACACGATGTGGCCCGCGAGCATGTTCGCGAACAAACGAATGCAGAGCGCGAAAGCGCGAGTGAACAAACCCACGATTTCAAGAGGCAACATTAAGGGAACAAGCCAACCCGGCAAACCATGGGGAATAAAATTTTTAAAGTGGTGAACAAATCCGTGCTCACGGATTCCAGCAATATTAATGAGAAGGAAGGAACAGATGGCAAGGCCCGCGGTGACCGAAATATTGCCTGTGGCGGCCGCCGCGCCAGGAATCATCCCAATGAGATTCACAAAGAGAATGAAAAAGAAAAGGGTGAGAAAATAAGGGAGGTAGACAAGGCCTTCTTTGCCGGTGTTGGGAACAACCACTTCATCGCGAATGAACACAACAAAAATTTCAAGCAACGCGCGAGGACCCGAGGGTACGCGGGGCCAAGCATGGGCGAGAAGCGGCAAGGTTAGGATCAGGGCGCCGCAGGCGATCCACATCATCAATACGTGTTTGGTTAACGCAAATGTGATGCCCCCCGCCGTAAACAGCGTGGAAATGCGATGGTCCAAGACGTGATGTTCCAGAACGTGAAGAAAATCCATTATTTTTTCGGGGTTAGAAAAAGCCTGACCTCAACTATTAAAAATAACATCGTGGCAATCGCGAGACTGATCAACGTCGCCACCAAATCCAAACTTGTGAACTGATAAACCACAAACGCGATGAATCCAAAAAACACGAAGCGCGCCAACGTGCTCACGCCCCACACTGTATAAAAAAACTTTTTATTCCAAGCCCATTTGAGCAGCGCCACCGACACAGACGCTTGAAAAAACGCCAGAACCAGCCCGACGATGATTCCCTTTTGTATCGTTTGATTCACGGCTTGGAGATAAATTTCCGGAGAAAACTATAAAGACCAACAACAATGCCCACGCCCGCCCCTCCCAACATGAACCACGGTGAAGTGCCCAACCGCTTGTCCAACGCAAGCCCGACAAAAATAAAAATCAACAACGTCACAGCCAATTGCATCCCTTCGGAGGCCATGGCCCAACTATCGGATCTTGTTATTTTTTTTGGGGGACTTTTTTTTGGCTGTGTGGGTTCTACAACAAACTCCT
Above is a window of Elusimicrobiota bacterium DNA encoding:
- the atpB gene encoding ATP synthase subunit a, with translation MDFLHVLEHHVLDHRISTLFTAGGITFALTKHVLMMWIACGALILTLPLLAHAWPRVPSGPRALLEIFVVFIRDEVVVPNTGKEGLVYLPYFLTLFFFILFVNLIGMIPGAAAATGNISVTAGLAICSFLLINIAGIREHGFVHHFKNFIPHGLPGWLVPLMLPLEIVGLFTRAFALCIRLFANMLAGHIVLLAFLCLSFLLGSILVSVGSIPIAVGLSVLETFVCFLQAYIFTFLTAIFVGATLHPH